In a single window of the Rhizoctonia solani chromosome 16, complete sequence genome:
- a CDS encoding pirin domain-containing protein: MDATPKIFDDVVLKGGNKPVIVDFYADWCQPCRMLSPALENYTKDKGTTDGKEFDLMTVDVDKHHELAAKYQVRVTSLPTVIAFKNEQITTEQLFQIIHIGQATITYMLQGSIQHEDSMGNLGTLCTGDVQWMIAGRGVKHAEMPIYQEGTDVPIGLQLWVNLPSQHKMTAPTYRDIKSDAIPTIVREHGNIEIRIISGTSCGISVTPPSVGGCWYLHLKFRKDHFSFDQELPSGWTAFIYVLAGTLSIRSETFSPRTAVVLSSNPNESYVHLSAEEDGTEIVLFAAKPLNQPIARFGPFVMNTKEELQKAILDYRMEINGFENARRWKSSIGGRQ; the protein is encoded by the exons ATGGATGCAACACCTAAG ATATTTGATGATGTCGTTCTGAAGGGAGGAAATAAACCTGTTATTGTTGACTTCTATGCTGA TTGGTGTCAGCCATGCCGAATGCTATCACCCGCTCTGGAAAATTACACCAAAGATAAGGGCACGACGGATGGGAAAGAATTTGACTTAATGACAGTGGATGTTGATAAGCATCATGAACTAGCTGCTAAATATCAGGTTAGA GTTACATCGCTCCCGACAGTGATTGCTTTCAAAAATG AGCAGATCACGACAGAGCAGCTTTTCCAG ATCATCCACATAG GACAGGCAACGATCACCTATATGTTACAGGGTTCAATCCAGCACGAGGATTCAATGGGTAATCTAGGAACTCTATGCACTGGAGATGTGCAGTGGATGATCGCGGGTCGTGGAG TGAAGCATGCGGAGATGCCGATCTACCAAGAGGGTACTGATGTACCTATCGGATTGCAACTGTGGGTTAACCTTCCAAGCCAACACAAAATGACCGCGCCTACTTATAGAGATATAAAGTCGGACGC TATCCCTACGATTGTCCGTGAGCATGGTAACATCGAAATTCGAATCATCAGTGGGACAAGTTGTGGCATATCTGTCACCCCTCCATCTGTTGGGGGATGCTGGTATCTCCATTTGAAGTTTCGCAAGGACCATTTCTCATTCGATCAAGAATTAC CTTCGGGATGGACAGCATTTATATATG TTCTTGCAGGGACATTATCCATCCGATCAGAGACATTTTCACCACGTACTGCAGTCGTTTTGTCATCTAATCCCAATGAGAGTTACGTTCATCTTAGTGCAGAAGAGGATGGGACAGAAATTGTATTG TTCGCTGCCAAACCCCTGAACCAACCTATTGCCAGATTTGGTCCGTTCGTGATGAATACAAAAGAAGAGCTTCAGAAGGCTATATTGGACT ATCGAATGGAGATCAACGGATTTGAAAATGCCAGGCGATGGAAATCATCCATTGGAGGGCGGCAGTAG
- a CDS encoding coiled-coil domain-containing protein codes for MAERKVLNKYYPPDFDPSKIPRRSGPKNSQQVVRLMAPFSMRCNSCGEFIYKGKKFNARKETVEGETYYGIRIFSRNYIQNRSQKHDYVAEHGAQRNFEPWREESAVEEEDRLARLEEEENNPMKALENRTVDSKREMDILDALQDIRARNARNEKGSAGQDRDRSRGGKRRLEDEEDEKLVREVFAKIPVGGDAPGPSGSGSKSPRDGSGSPEPETPATSEPTTITVKRKAGDIAPDLKSLLSESHRAMVSKPAAAPPPAKKRRNDLAGLLGVKPKGKAKA; via the exons ATGGCCGAACGTAAAG TCTTAAATAAGTATTACCCGCCGGATTTCGATCCGTCAAAGATTCCCCGCCGGTCGGGGCCCAAGAACTCTCAGCAGGTTGTTCGTCTCATGGCACCATTTAGCAT GCGATGTAACTCTTGCGGAGAATTTATCTACAAGGGAAAGAAGTTCAATGCACGCAAGGAAACGGTGGAAGGAGAGACTTACTATGGGATCCGGATTTTCAG CCGAAATTACATTCAAAACCGATCCCAAAAACACGATTATGTAGCCGAGCACGGGGCTCAGCGTAACTTTGAACCGTGGCGAGAAGAATCGGCCGTTGAAGAAGAAGATCGGTTGGCGAGGctggaggaggaagaaaatAATCCCATGAAGGCTCTCGAGAACCGAACCGTCGACTCTAAACGGGAGATGGATATCCTGGATGCACTACAAGACATTCGAGCGCGGAATGCTCGTAACGAGAAG GGCTCTGCAGGCCAGGATAGAGATAGATCCCGAGGTGGAAAGAGGCGATTGGAGGATGAAGAAGACGAAAAGCTTGTACGGGAGGTATTTGCCAAGATACCTGTTGGCGGCGATGCACCAGGCCCTTCGGGCTCCGGTTCCAAATCGCCGAGGGATGGCTCCGGGTCTCCAGAACCGGAAACTCCAGCTACATCCGAACCCACGACGATAACAGTAAAGCGAAAAGCAGGGGATATAGCACCCGACCTCAAGTCATTGCTTTCCGAGTCGCACCGTGCGATGGTATCGAAACCAGCTGCAGCTCCACCTCCAGCAAAGAAGCGCCGCAACGACCTTGCTGGTTTGCTGGGTGTTAAACCCAAGGGAAAGGCCAAGGCATAG
- a CDS encoding tRNA dimethylallyltransferase codes for MTQNSPLVAVVGSTGTGKSRLSIELAIALRAGIGSVLGSWKNSKIINADAMQVYKGLDLVTNKVTESEMNGIEHTLFDFRDLDHEYVITEWVTDATAEISTAHANNQLPIVVGGTTYWVQHLLFANGLTSLKDSIHDPVHESSISTSLIDLPSSLQQLFNNLPPRGDGVDETMAFDLHNLLSHLDPVTATRWHWKDTRKMPMKHNSILFQGKYHATFCMHYQRIFRYPAIVFWLYMDPNHLNPILDARIDKMVELGLKNEIEAMRKVISSAENRGQMTGLNQAIGSPPPPPPTTHHLDPAHDPFLHDPSRSLRPRLSHAAQRCGSQSTASPSLPEVPPPPRPRPLPPLDFFGVSGDLIAPGIAITPAGRDAAEVGATALGVGAEAGAGVDSLQVHQKQKVHAACLLSALEEHHHPTQPIRVH; via the exons ATGACTCAAAATTCACCTCTTGTCGCCGTGGTCGGTAGCACTGGGACCGGAAAATCGCGCCTGTCAATCGAACTTGCTATCGCTCTGCGCGCTGGAATTGGAAGCGTCCTCGGATCCTGGAAAAACTCCAAAATTATTAATGCAGACGCTATGCAAGTGTATAAAGGTCTCGATCTTGTTACGAATAAAGTCACCGAGtcggagatgaatggaattGAACACACATTGTTTGATTTTCGGGATCTGGACCATGAATATGTTATTACGGAATGGGTCACGGACGCAACAGCAGAG ATCAGCACGGCCCATGCAAACAATCAGTTACCTATTGTGGTTGGAGGGACTACTTACTGGGTGCAGCACTTGCTGTTCGCTAACGGATTAACATCCCTCAAAGATTCAATACATGATCCTGTGCACGAATCGTCGATTTCGACCTCTTTAATCGATCTTCCGTCTTCATTACAACAGCTCTTTAATAACCTCCCTCCGCGAGGAGATGGCGTTGACGAGACTATGGCTTTCGATCTGCACAATCTGCTTTCTCATCTTGATCCTGTCACGGCAACCCGATGGCATTGGAAAGACACTAGAAAA ATGCCTATGAAGCACAACTCGATCCTATTTCAAGGCAAGTACCATGCTACGTTCTGCATGCATTACCAACGTATATTTAGATACCCGGCAATCGTATTTTGGCTGTACATGGATCCCAATCATTTGAATCCTATACTTGACGCTCGCATCGACAAAATGGTAGAGCTCG GTCTCAAAAATGAAATTGAAGCGATGCGAAAGGTTATATCCAGCGCTGAAAACAGAGGCCAAATGACTGGGTTAAACCAAGCCATTG GCTCTCCGCCTCCGCCTCCACCTACCACCCACCACCTCGACCCCGCCCACGACCCCTTCCTCCACGACCCCTCCCGGAGCCTCCGCCCCCGCCTCTCCCACGCTGC ACAACGTTGTGGGAGCCAGTCCACCGCTTCCCCCTCTTTACCAGAGGTGCCGCCTCCACCCCGCCCGCGACCCCTGCCCCCTCTTGATTTCTTCGGGGTCTCGGGCGATTTGATCGCCCCGGGTATAGCGATAACGCCCGCGGGAAGAGACGCAGCAGAAGTAGGAGCAACAGCACTTGGGGTCGGGGCTGAGGCGGGTGCAGGCGTAGACTCGCTGCAGGTGCACCAGAAGCAGAAGGTTCACGCTGCTTGCCTCCTTTCCGCCCTGGAGGAGCACCACCACCCAACGCAGCCAATACGCGTGCATTAA
- a CDS encoding Smg-4/UPF3 family protein, whose product MSSATKAEPPGKAKSKPSRTKQSASSNAPKLKVVIRRLPPNLPENIFWQSVAQWVTDESSSWKLYVPGKLRTKLNRENTPSRAYVEFVTPEAVVAFSRDYNGHVFRDKQGNESAAVVEYAPYQKVPHEKRKADAKIGTIETDEDFISFLEALNKPAEPTPDVNELVTQGTTAIAEPTSTPLLDALKAAKEANTIKGYHSHYRDQPTQPRHRVQDLEDAETFSRKVPLKNQQDLAHPIREMWKRARRKKEKEKEGGGKRGKNKQKRKLPEQAPVPSHPSPQPHNQ is encoded by the exons ATGTCCTCAGCAACTAAAGCAGAACCGCCCGGGAAAGCCAAATCCAAACCTTCGCGAACCAAACAGTCTGCTAGTAGCAATGCACCCAAGCTCAAAGTTGTGATTCGTCGATTGCCGCCCAATCTTCCTGAGAACATATTCTGGCAAAGTGTCGCCCAATGGGTAACCGACGAGAGTTCGAGCTGGAAGTTGTATGTTCCGGGTAAACTTAGGACCAA ACTCAATCGAGAAAACACACCATCTCGGGCCTATGTAGAGTTCGTAACACCTGAGGCCGTGGTCGCATTCAGCCGAGACTATAATGGGCACGTGTTTCGCGACAAGCAGG GCAATGAATCGGCGGCTGTGGTAGAGTATGCACCTTATCAAAAAGTGCCACACGAAAAGCGCAAGGCCGACGCCAAGATTGGGACGATTGAAACAG ATGAAGacttcatctccttccttgaagCACTGAATAAACCCGCTGAACCAACTCCCGATGTAAATGAACTCGTGACACAAG GTACCACGGCGATCGCAGAGCCAACCTCGACACCTCTTCTTGACGCGCTCAAAGCAGCTAAAGAGGCCAACACCATAAAAGGGTATCATTCGCATTACCGTGATCAACCCACTCAGCCCCGACATCGGGTACAAGATCTCGAGGATGCAGAGACATTTAGTCGCAAAGTTCCCCTGAAGAACCAGCAAGATTTAGCCCATCCGATACGAGAGATGTGGAAAAGAGCAaggagaaagaaagaaaaagaaaaagaaggaGGCGGGAAAAGGGGTAAAAATAAACAGAAGAGAAAGCTCCCGGAACAGGCCCCGGTCCCAAGTCACCCAAGCCCGCAGCCGCACAATCAATAG
- a CDS encoding O-methyltransferase family 3 protein: MAALDSWVQSDAYHNKHLLGDDTILEQVLKNSEEANLMPIAVSAAQGKFLNLQIRALGAKNVLEVGTLGGYSSICMARALPEDGKLVTLEIDPHTAEVARKNIELAGLSGRVEVKVGPAAEVLPSLGPDHSFDFAFIDADKINNALYFKEAQRGVVIVDNVVRRGRVADEKIKDEDDSAAKGVRELLRYVQSQPTVEATTIATVGEKGHDGFMYAIVGLRGSTRL, encoded by the exons ATGGCCGCTCTCGACTCCTGGGTCCAATCTGACGCG TATCATAACAAGCATCTTCTCGGAGATGATACCATCCTCGAGCAAGTCCTAAAAAACAGCGAAGAGGCAAATTTAATGCCCATTGCGGTCAGCGCTGCCCAGGGCAAATTCTTGAACCTCCAAATACGTGCGCTCGGCGCAAAGAATGTCCTCGAAGTTGGGACCCTTGGAGG TTACTCTTCCATCTGCATGGCTCGCGCCCTACCTGAGGATGGAAAACTAGTCACACTGGAGATCGACCCCCATACTGCCGAA GTCGCACGCAAAAATATTGAATTGGCGGGACTAAGTGGTCGCGTTGAGGTTAAAGTCGGCCCAGCAGCTGAGGTTTTACCGTCTCTTGGACCAGATCATTCCTTCGACTTCGCCTTCATCGACGCAGATAAGATAAACAATGCTCTTTACTTCAAAGAGGCCCAAC GTGGCGTGGTAATTGTCGATAATGTGGTACGCAGGGGGCGAGTTGCTGATGAGAAAAtcaaggacgaggacgatTCAGCTGCTAAAGGAGTACGCGAGCTACTTCGTTACGTTCAAAGCCAACCCACGGTGGAAGCTACTACCATAGCCACAGTCGGAGAGAAAGGCCACGATGGATTCATGTATGCCATTGTTGGCCTTCGTGGATCAACACGTTTGTAG
- a CDS encoding GMC oxidoreductase, producing the protein MLYTNPADFVSRSYDYVVIGGGVVGLVIAARLSEDPNVHIAVLEAGGYSTGDSRVTIPAFFWKTHGDPEFDWLLKTTPQSSVNGRRISLPRGKTLGGTSVINTMTWFRGVREDYDALVELGNPGWGWDDWVPYFCKSETAHPPPDGEWGRNNAATIEPGLSGTTGPLQRSFAQWLGDTHIPFLQSFEKIGVKPNPEANTGHNIGTFTVTTSVDPKTSQRSCSTTAYFEPNAGRRNLHVLTGAAVNRVLMRPSGTHGKYCATGVEFIHSRQSYQVVVVKEAIICAGAYLSPAILERSGIGCSKRLRGLGIPNFVDLPGVGENLQDHLLVPTSFELKDKNTITGDLLRDPEFITQELERYRCEGGGMLASIHSAFSMIPLENFAEDRLVNKLDSMLKRLEDDAKNSGQQKLLKIQRKWLKDSKRGQLEIMHVPEFCTFEASRPAESGRYVSFLNVLMQPTSRGNVHISSSDPLRAPVIDPRYYHDRFDLDMMVAGLKYTQKLVETEPLASLIQKPIDPRPDQMGDEDLKEYAKNLLESAHHPIGSNSMLPREDGGVVDSKLKVYGVDNLRLVRHSHFANQVDGKELQSGRWKYIPA; encoded by the exons ATGTTATATACGAATCCTGCTGATTTCGTCTCTCGAAGCTACGATTATGTCGTCATTG GCGGTGGTGTAGTAGGACTAGTGATAGCTGCCAG ACTCTCCGAAGACCCGAACGTTCACATTGCGGTACTGGAAGCTGGGGGGTATTCAACTGGAGATAGTCGAGTAACTATTCCAG CATTCTTTTGGAAGACCCATGGAGACCCCGAGTTTGATTGGTTACTCAAAACTACTCCCCAATCATCTGTGAATGGCCGAAGGATATCTCTGCCTAGAGGGAAAACTCTTGGGGGAACCTCGGTTATTAATACAATGACTTGGTTCAG AGGTGTCCGGGAAGATTATGACG CACTCGTTGAACTTGGCAATCCAGGATGGGGATGGGACGACTGGGTTCCTTACTTTTGTAAATCTGAGACAGCCCACCCTCCTCCTGATGGGGAATGGGGGCGCAATAATGCTGCGACTATCGAGCCAGGGCTCAGTGGTACTACAGGTCCGCTGCAGAGGTCTTTTGCTCAATGGCTAGGGGACACACACATACCTTTTCTTCAAAGTTTTGAGAAGATTGGAGTAAAGCCGAATCCTGAAGCA AACACTGGGCATAACATTGGAACGTTTACT GTGACTACAAGCGTAGACCCAAAAACTTCCCAGAGGAGTTGTAGCACAACAGCGTATTTCGAACCAAATGCAGGTCGTCGTAACCTGCATGTCTTAACTGGTGCAGCTGTAAACCGAGTGCTCATGCGCCCGTCCGGTACACATGGGAAATATTGCGCAACTGGGGTTGAATTTATCCACTCGAGGCAATCATATCAAGTTGTCGTTGTGAAAGAGGCTATTATCTGTGCTG GTGCATATTTAAGCCCAGCAATACTCGAGCGCTCCG GCATTGGTTGCTCTAAGAGACTTCGAGGTCTAGGAATCCCAAACTTCGTTGATCTTCCAGGAGTTG GCGAAAATCTTCAG GATCACCTACTAGTGCCAACCAGTTTCGAGCTCAAAGACAAGAATACAATTACTGGCGATCTGCTTCGCGACCCCGAATTCATTACACAAGAACTTGAACGATA CCGATGTGAAGGGGGTGGAATGTTAGCTTCAATTCATTCGGCATTTTCGATGATACCTCTCGAAAATTTCGCTGAGGACCGTTTAGTAAACAAACTAGACAGCATGCTGAAGCGCCTTGAAGATGATGCCAAAAATTCTGGTCAACAAAAGCTACTTAAAATACAACGCAAGTGGCTGAAGGATTCTAAGCGCGGCCAGCTAGA GATAATGCATGTACCGGAGTTTTGTACTTTCGAGGCTAGTCGGCCTGCGGAAAGTGGTCGATATGTATCTTTCCTTAACGTTTTAATGCAACCCACATCCCGAGGCAACGTT CACATATCTTCATCGGACCCTCTGCGAGCTCCTGTTATTGACCCCCGTTATTACCATGATCGGTTTGACCTTGATATGATGGTGGCTGGGCTCAAGTATACTCAGAAGCTTGTAGAGACCGAGCCTTTGGCGTCATTGATACAGAAACCCATTGACCCCCGACCTGACCAGATGGGCGATGAAGACCTAAAAGAATATGCCAAGAATTTGCTTGAAAGTGCACATCACCCTATTGGATCTAACTCTATGCTTCCACGAGAAGATGGCGGGGTAGTTGATTCCAAGCTCAAG GTGTATGGGGTAGATAACCTGAGGTTAGTTCGCCATTCTCACTTTGCAAACCAAGTTGACGGAAAAGAGCTACAGAGTGGCAGATGGAAGTATATTCCCGCTTAG